A part of Salvelinus alpinus chromosome 5, SLU_Salpinus.1, whole genome shotgun sequence genomic DNA contains:
- the LOC139575423 gene encoding RNA-binding protein NOB1-like, with protein MLRTSLSKMAATMVEHVVVDAGGFLKKAPLQEIGKNIYTLKDVVEEIRDKPTRKSLSVLPYKLNFKEPYPEDIRLVTEFSKKTGDYPSLSATDIKVLALAYQLEREHVGTDHLRKEPEVKVQVSSTRRHPEAPVGVAGFHFPSKRPADGLFSGRQRPAAQTPAAQTQHSYNPPEIAEYNSFQFWRNPLPCFDTDLLDLVDIQDLSISDGAADTVHTEPGTGTGSEEHGSGSEEEEDEEDEEEEDGGGWITPSNIKQVQMETGIWASPADIKVACLTTDFAMQNVLIQIGLHVLSVNGMLIKQARNYILRCHACFKTTTNMNKVFCPHCGNRTLKKVAVTVSEDGSIQMHLSKNPKVLNPKGKRYSLPLPQGGKHGCNPHLVEDQRFPQQRVSRKARQKTDVLNPDYLAGGGSPFSDHDIYSRSANLHITDGAGGGGRRRANPNAARKKKC; from the exons ATGCTGCGGACGTCGCTATCCAAGATGGCTGCTACCATGGTGGAACATGTTGTCGTAGATGCGGGAGGATTTCTGAAGAAAGCTCCTCTTCAG gaAATCGGGAAGAATATCTACACTCTGAAGGATGTAGTAGAGGAAATTAGAGACAAGCCAACCCGGAAGAGTCTGTCAGTCCTCCCATACAAACTCAACTTCAAAGAGCCGTACCCAGAGGACATCAGATTAG TGACTGAGTTCTCCAAGAAGACTGGAGACTACCCCAGCCTGTCTGCCACAGACATCAAGGTGTTGGCTCTGGCATACCAGCTGGAGAGGGAACACGTTGGGACGGaccacctgaggaaagaaccggAGGTCAAG GTCCAGGTATCCAGTACAAGGAGACATCCAGAGGCCCCCGTCGGCGTGGCAGGATTCCACTTCCCCTCTAAG AGGCCAGCTGATGGGCTGTTCAGTGGCAGACAGAGGCCAGCAGCACAGACGCCAGCAGCACAGACGCAGCACAGCTATAACCCTCCAGAGATCGCAGAGTACAACAGCTTCCAGTTCTGGAGGAACCCTCTGCCCTGCTTCGACACTGACCTGCTGGATCTAGTG GACATTCAGGACCTGTCAATATCAGACGGAGCAGCGGACACCGTCCACACAGAACCTGGGACCGGGACCGGGTCAGAGGAGCACGGCAGTGGgtcggaggaggaggaagatgaagaggatgaagaggaggaggatggcggCGGTTGGATCACCCCTAGCAACATTAAACAGGTTCAGATGGAGACGGGGATCTGGGCGTCGCCTGCGGACATTAAAGTGGCGTGTCTCACCACCGACTTCGCTATGCAG AACGTCCTGATTCAGATCGGGCTCCATGTCCTCTCTGTGAATGGGATGCTCATCAAGCAGGCCAGGAATTACATCCTGAGATGCCACGCCTGTTTCAA GACCACCACCAACATGAATAAGGTTTTCTGTCCACACTGTGGCAACAGAACGCTGAAGAAGGTGGCCGTGACGGTCAGCGAGGACGGAAGCATCCAGATGCATCTCTCAAAGAACCCCAAAGTGCTCAACCCCAAAGGGAAGAGG TACTCCCTGCCCCTGCCACAAGGGGGCAAACACGGCTGCAACCCCCACCTGGTGGAGGACCAGCGCTTCCCCCAGCAGCGTGTGTCCCGTAAAGCCCGCCAGAAGACGGACGTCTTAAACCCAGACTACCTGGCCGGGGGCGGCTCACCTTTCTCTGATCACGACATCTACAGCCGCTCTGCCAACCTGCACATCACAGACGGAGCGGGCGGAGGGGGGCGGAGGAGGGCCAACCCCAACGCTGCCCGCAAGAAGAAATGTTGA
- the LOC139575419 gene encoding conserved oligomeric Golgi complex subunit 8-like, producing MTAVDVEDESILASIFKDSFPDNWRDNPDFAAYLSELSSFGVEKLNREPERLAEERAQILQQTRELAFSNYKTFIRTADCTEEIYRDFGRVESSVSKLLDKLPSFGEKCRGFVKEAEDIGVSRRMNSLTLNRHTEILEILEIPQLMDTCVRNGYYEEALELAAYVKRLEKKHSSLPVIQGIVQEVRQSAQLMLNQLLQQLRSNSQLPVCLRVIGYLRRMDVFTEAELRVKFLQARGSWLHSILSTVPDEDPYCHVTKTIEACRVHLFDIITQYRAIFSDEDPLLSPGGPGQAVNEGAIFHGWVVQQVSEFLVTLDRDLQRGVGGRLDSLLGQCMYFGLSFSRVGADFRGQLAPMFQRVAAETFRQAVEEAVETFREDMNLYTLISLPSMLAGGSMPGTVQPPSTQPGTLQPPMALLDFPPLACFLNNILTAFNDLRLCCPLGLAQQVTEYLEDALVKVTKLIVAFHRAEETAFSDREKDLFVQFCCSFAEDMVPFLNRCLQVLFPPAQLSVILGVPPTQVHQYSSLGCIDVSPVLEPLAFVLPKRETVTPMVEDLSVELDGLTTADPQQTLPVDNLGLPGLEPIAGPEPVEEDPMVSSTISTEFVSETGLTSDPELEAILNDPNPVLDDPERPRADSHREVQDDPELEAILNPPKPVLTAPEHNPVLEPVLTAPEHNPVLEPVLTAPEHNPVLEPVLTSPEHNPVLEPEVNSEPSEPEVNPEVAES from the exons ATGACCGCTGTGGACGTGGAAGATGAGAGTATTCTGGCTTCAATATTTAAAGACAGCTTTCCAGACAACTGGAGAGACAACCCCGACTTCGCAGCCTACTTGTCAGAGCTCAGTTCGTTTGGCGTGGAGAAATTAAACCGTGAACCGGAGCGGTTGGCGGAGGAGAGGGCGCAGATACTGCAGCAGACCCGGGAGCTCGCCTTCTCCAACTACAAGACGTTCATCCGCACCGCGGACTGCACCGAGGAGATTTACCGAGACTTTGGCCGTGTGGAAAGCAGTGTTTCCAAACTCCTCGACAAGTTGCCCAGCTTCGGTGAAAAATGCAG GGGTTTTGTGAAGGAGGCGGAGGACATCGGGGTGAGCCGGAGGATGAACAGCCTGACTCTGAACCGCCACACAGAGATCCTGGAGATCTTAGAGATACCTCAGCTGATGGACACCTGCGTCCGGAATGGCTACTACGAGGAGGCTCTGGAACTGGCGGCCTACGTCAAGAGACTGGAGAAGAAGCACTCGTCTCTACCTGTCATCCAG GGAATCGTCCAGGAGGTGCGTCAGTCAGCTCAGCTCATGCTGAACCAGTTGTTACAGCAACTACGTAGCAACTCCCAACTTcctgtgtgcctgcgtgtgaTTGGCTACCTGCGCAGGATGGACGTGTTCACGGAGGCGGAGCTACGGGTCAAGTTCCTGCAGGCGCGGGGCAGCTGGCTCCATTCCATCCTGTCCACTGTCCCTGATGAGGACCCTTACTGCCACGTCACCAAGACCATCGAGGCGTGTCGC GTACATCTGTTTGACATCATCACCCAGTACAGAGCCATCTTCTCTGACGAGGACCCCCTGCTGTCTCCCG GTGGTCCGGGCCAGGCGGTGAACGAAGGGGCCATCTTCCACGGCTGGGTGGTGCAGCAGGTGTCTGAGTTCCTGGTGACCCTGGATCGAGACCTCCAGAGGGGGGTGGGCGGACGCCTGGACTCCCTGCTGGGACAGTGCATGTACTTCGGCCTGTCCTTCAGCCGCGTTGGGGCAGACTTCCGCGGCCAGCTGGCCCCGATGTTCCAGCGCGTGGCGGCCGAGACCTTCCGTCAAGCTGTAGAGGAAGCCGTGGAGACGTTCCGGGAGGACATGAACCTGTATACTctgatctctctcccctctatgctGGCTGGGGGCTCCATGCCAGGTACCGTCCAGCCCCCCAGTACCCAGCCAGGCACCCTCCAGCCCCCCATGGCTCTGCTGGATTTCCCTCCTCTGGCCTGCTTCCTCAACAACATCTTGACGGCCTTCAACGACCTCAGGCTCTGTTGTCCCCTCGGTCTGGCCCAGCAGGTGACCGAGTATCTGGAGGACGCCCTGGTAAAG gTCACCAAGCTGATCGTGGCGTTCCACCGGGCTGAAGAGACGGCCTTCAGCGACCGAGAGAAGGACCTGTTTGTCCAATTCTGCTGTTCCTTCGCTGAGGACATGGTTCCTTTCCTCAACCGCTGTCTGCAGGTCCTGTTCCCCCCAGCACAGCTCTCTGTCATACTGG GTGTCCCGCCAACTCAAGTCCACCAGTACAGCAGTCTGGGTTGTATTGACGTGAGTCCAGTCCTGGAGCCTCTGGCGTTTGTTCTTCCCAAGAGGGAGACGGTGACTCCGATGGTAGAAGACCTCAGTGTTGAGCTGGACGGTCTCACCACAGCTGATCCTCaacagacacttcctgttgacaacCTGGGACTTCCTGGTCTTGAACCGATAGCAGGCCCGGAACCTGTAGAGGAGGATCCCATGGTCTCATCCACCATATCTACTGAGTTTGTGTCCGAGACaggtctgacctctgaccctgaacTGGAAGCCATTTTGAATGACCCTAACCCTGTACTGGACGACCCAGAGAGACCAAGGGCTGACAGCCACCGTGAAGTACAGGACGACCCTGAGTTGGAGGCCATACTGAATCCCCCAAAGCCTGTACTGACCGCCCCAGAACATAACCCAGTCCTAGAGCCTGTACTGACCGCCCCAGAACATAACCCAGTCCTAGAGCCTGTACTGACCGCCCCAGAACATAACCCAGTCCTAGAGCCTGTACTGACCTCCCCAGAACATAACCCAGTCCTGGAGCCTGAGGTAAACAGTGAGCCATCAGAGCCTGAGGTAAACCCAGAAGTAGCAGAGAGTTAA
- the nip7 gene encoding 60S ribosome subunit biogenesis protein NIP7 homolog produces MRPLTDDETKTMFEKLSKYIGENIKLLVDRPDGTYCFRLHNDRVYYISEKILKLATNISRDKLVSVGTCFGKFTKTIKFRLHITALDFLAPYAKFKVWVKPGQEQSFLYGNHVLKSGLGRITENTNQYQGVVVYSMADVPLGFGVAAKSTQECRRVDPMSIVVFHQADIGEFIRCEDTLT; encoded by the exons ATGAGGCCTTTAACAGACGACGAGACAAAAACGATGtttgagaaactctccaaata CATTGGTGAGAACATCAAACTCCTGGTGGATCGACCCGATGGGACGTATTGCTTCAGACTTCACAATGACCGGGTATATTACATCAG TGAGAAAATTCTGAAGTTGGCTACCAACATCTCCCGCGATAAGTTGGTGTCGGTGGGTACCTGCTTTGGGAAGTTCACCAAGACCATTAAGTTCCGCCTGCACATCACAGCACTGGACTTCCTGGCACCATATGCCAAG TTCAAGGTGTGGGTGAAGCCTGGGCAGGAGCAGTCCTTCCTCTATGGGAACCATGTGTTGAAGTCTGGTCTGGGGAGGATCACAGAGAACActaaccaataccagggtgtggTGGTTTATTCCATGGCAGACGTACCGCTG GGTTTTGGCGTGGCCGCCAAGTCGACCCAGGAGTGCAGAAGAGTGGACCCCATGTCCATCGTTGTGTTCCACCAGGCAGACATCGGAGAGTTCATCAGGTGTGAGGACACGCTCACATAA